ACGATCGGCGCACCCGTCAAAGGGTGGGAGCATGAGGCACTTGGTTTTGGGATCAATCATATATAAGAAAATTGCGGTGCAAAAGCTCACGCGTTGCGGAAGTTGAACATAAAAAAGCCTGACATCTACTCCTCAATGAGCAGATGTCAGGCTTTTTTGTCGAATTAAGAGTAGGTCACGGAGAGGTTTTTTGTGGCCGAAGGCTGTTGCGCGATCGGTTGCTCATTTTCTTCCAAGGAGCGCTGCTTCATTTCAGGCAGCGTGATCAATGTCAGCAGAATGCCAAGCGCCGACACGCCAGCGAGAAGTCCCATGGTGCTGCCAAGACCTGCGGATTTCAGGATGCCAGGGAGAACGAATGCACCGATGAAGGCGCCGATCTTTCCACCTGCGGCAGACATGCCGTGCCCCGTTCCGCGCAAGCGGGTTGGGAAAACTTCGGACGGTACAAGGAAGGTTGTGGTGTTCGGGCCAAACTCGATAAAGAAGTAGCTGACACCGTAGATGATCAAGAATAAGATTGGAAGCTTTGCGATGGCAGGTACCAGGAACAAAGAGAGGTACGCGAGTGCCATGACGCCGAAACCAACGCTTTGAATGACCTTGCGGCCAATGCGATCCATGTATTTTGCGGCGACAAAGTATCCGGGAATCGCGGCGATCAGGAAGATTGCAGCGGCCACAAGCGTCGTGGTGACAAGTGACGCGTTTGGCAATAGTGCTTTTAAGATGAGCTGGGAAGAGACACCGTTTCCGTAGAACGCGACATCAATGAGAAACCAGCTGCCTGCAGTACCAATGAGGCGAATGAGGTTCTTTTTCGTCAAGAAAGACGGTTTTTCTGTTGCTTGCGTCACGCCTTCTACCGGGGAGACAGACGCGCCGGTCAATCCAGAAACGATTTCTGCCGCTTTAGCCTGATCCTGTTTCACAGACACGAGATAGCGCGGTGTTTCCGACAGTTTTCTGCGCAGATAAATGACGGAAGCGGCAGGGATTGCGCCGAGTCCGAGCATGACGCGCCACGCGATTGCGTGCGACATGCCTGTCGAGAGCAGGATGGATGCGATCAAAGGACCGGCCAAAAGTCCGAGACCTTGCATCGAGAACACCATCGTTACGAGCAATCCGCGATTCTTGCGGTTGGAGTATTCACTCATGATGACAGAACTTGTGGGATAATCGCCGCCTACACCGAGTCCTACGAGAAAACGAAAGAGAACGAGCCAGCCAAAAGAAGGAGCAAACGCCGAGAGAACGGCGCCGAGTGTCAGGAGAATCACTTCGATGCCATACATCGCTTTGCGGCCAAGGACATCCATCAGTTTGCCGAAAAATAGAGCGCCAAGCGCCGCGGACGCCAGGGAGGTGCTGTTTAGGATGGCCAATTGCGTCGTGCTCAAATGCCATAGAGGAGTTAGGATTGCAGTTACGGTACCAATAATAAAGAGGTCGTATGCATCTGTAAAAAAACCCATTCCCGTGGTAAACATGGTCTTCCAGTGGAACTTTTGCAGCCCACTCTCATCGAACGCATGTAAAACCGCTGAGTTTGTTGACACTGAATGTACGCTCCTTTAAAAAATAAGTTTTATAGCATGCGGCCGTATTTTCAACCGCACTTGATGAACACACCGTAAGTTTACTGCCCTTTCGTGAAGAAAGGATAATCAATGTGTAAAGGTTTTGTAAATGT
This sequence is a window from Ferroacidibacillus organovorans. Protein-coding genes within it:
- a CDS encoding MFS transporter — translated: MSTNSAVLHAFDESGLQKFHWKTMFTTGMGFFTDAYDLFIIGTVTAILTPLWHLSTTQLAILNSTSLASAALGALFFGKLMDVLGRKAMYGIEVILLTLGAVLSAFAPSFGWLVLFRFLVGLGVGGDYPTSSVIMSEYSNRKNRGLLVTMVFSMQGLGLLAGPLIASILLSTGMSHAIAWRVMLGLGAIPAASVIYLRRKLSETPRYLVSVKQDQAKAAEIVSGLTGASVSPVEGVTQATEKPSFLTKKNLIRLIGTAGSWFLIDVAFYGNGVSSQLILKALLPNASLVTTTLVAAAIFLIAAIPGYFVAAKYMDRIGRKVIQSVGFGVMALAYLSLFLVPAIAKLPILFLIIYGVSYFFIEFGPNTTTFLVPSEVFPTRLRGTGHGMSAAGGKIGAFIGAFVLPGILKSAGLGSTMGLLAGVSALGILLTLITLPEMKQRSLEENEQPIAQQPSATKNLSVTYS